The sequence ATATATCATATAGATTTATGCCAATCGGTATAATTAATAGAACGTTCGAAAAGAATAGAAAATTTTATACTGAAAAAAAGAGTCTGCTTATTGAAAAAAATACAAGTGAAATTAAATGCTCTGTTAAATTAATATCGGGTTGTCAAGACAATCAACTTGCCGCAGATGGATCTTATAACGGATTGTTCACTGCAACTTTATTATCAGTATGGAAAAATGGAGAATTTGTAGGGAACTATAAAAAATTTCTAAAACAAATTGAAAAGTTAATGCCTCCTAAACAAACTCCAAACCTTCTAGATATTGGAAAAGGAAATTCGACTTTTGATAATCAAAAACCATTTGTAATTAATTTGAATCCTCAAGAGGAACAACATCCTGAAGAGGAACAACATCCTGAAGAGGAACAAAATCCTCAAGAGGAACAAAGCCAGATTCGCTCCGTCCTTAACCCCAACCCTAAATTATGTACTATATCCATTTATCGGTTTGTTTTAGCAATGAAAGCTGTTGCAGAAAATGATCTTTGGGACGACCTTGTATACTTTTTCGAAGAAAAGGGACAAGACAAAATATCGTTTTCTTCTGACCATGTTACTTTGCTAAAAGAAATATTCATTGAGAAGATTAAAGAGGGTAAGCCTATTAATAAGCGTGGACTTCTATTTTTAAGTAAGTGCAGCAGTATTAATTACACCAATAACAATGGCGACTAAGGCGGTTGAAGCCGCTACACTCCTCGTGCCCAAGAGATTTTATACAGCTTAATTTTAAGTAAGCAAAAATGCTATTCTTTCTAGCCTATAATTAGGAAGGGTGGCATTTTTTTAGTATCGAATCCTCTCCAAATAAAATGAAACAATTAGTTTGTCGTTTTTTGTCTAATATTGTAATTGTAAAAGCATTGGGATACAAAGTACATTACTAATTTTTGATAATTATCTTTTTTTAATTGCAAAAAAACTATATATAAATGTGAAAAATATTATTTAAAAATGACGAACAGGCAATATTATACAAATAGTGTTTAATTTGGAAAAAATATAATGTAAAATTTAACTTATAAAATATAGATATTGCAGTATAGAGAGGGGATTTATTCTTATGAATATTACACCACGTGGAATGAGTGTAATGAATTTATATCAGCTTTATCGGAACAAGTGTTTATTAGTCAATAGGAAATATCAGAGGAAACTTGTTTGGACCCGTGCTGAAAAAGAAGCACTAATTGATAGCGTCCTACAACAATACCCTATTCCGTTAATCTTACTTGCAGAGAAAGGTATTAATTTTGAAGGACAAACTACATTCGAAATAATAGATGGTATGCAAAGATTAAACGCCTTATTTAGTTTTATTGAAAATGAATTCACTGTTAATGGCTTTTATTTTGATGTTACTCAGCATCCCACAGCTAACACGCTGGCAAAGGATGGAGTATTTACTCCTGTTGAAGGAGAAGGAATTAAATTTCTTGATCAAAAAAAATGTGCTGCATTTTTAGAGTATCAACTTCCTATATCGACATTCCAAGGTTCAGAAAAAGAAGTTATAGAGGTATTTGGACGGATTAATTCCAATGGTAAGCATTTATCTCCTCAAGAGGTTAGACAAGCAGGTACAACTACTGTGTTTTCTGATTTGGTTAGGGAATTAAGTTCTGAAATTCGTGGGGATGTATCTAAAGAAGTATTATCATTAACCGAGATGCCAGAGATTAGTATTGATTCTAAAAATATTGCATTAGGGTATGGGGTAACAGCTGATGAAACATTCTGGTGTAATCAAGGGATTCTAAGGGTTTCTCATGTAAGGGACAGTGAGGATGAGCAACTAATTGCTGACATTATATTATCTGTTGCTTTAAAAGAGCCATTTTCTGCAAGTAAGGAAAACTTTGATAATTATTATCAAAATGATAAAAAGAAATTGGAGATAGAATCAGCCATAGCAACTTATGGTAGAGAAAATTTAAAAAACGATATTAAATTAGTGTTGGATAAAATACATAATTTAATTTCTTTTGGGTTTTCAGAAAGAAATTATTTGAAAAATATTTTAAACCCTAATGCTGGTAGTAATGCTGTAAAAGAACCTTTTTACACACTTTTTATGGCAATGTATCAGTTAGTGGTTGTTGAAAATAAGGAGCCATTTAATATTGAAAGTATTTTAGAAAGTTTAAAGGGACTTGCCTCTAGGTTAAAGTCAGCCAAAAGTATTTCTATTTCTAACAGAATTTCAAATATTAATTTGACCATTGGACTTATACAAAATTACTTCAAACAATCATCAAAATCACTTAGAAGTTTAGGATTATTAGCAATTGATTTCGAGAATTATCTACGGTTATCAAAGGTTGAGCCACCTTATTATGATTTTAAACAGGGTTTTTACACACTTGATGATAAAAGCAGGTTATTTGATGAGAATAGTTTTGAAAAAATTATTCACAATATTACTGCAATGGCTAATCTCGGAAAAGGAAAAAAAGGATGGCTCTTTATAGGTGTAACTGATCGTGAAGCCCATACAATACGAGTAGAAGATTTAGATGGAATCACTGCTCCAAGAGTTGGGGATTACGGTGTTGTAGGTCTTGAGAGAGAGGCTGTATTAAAAGGTGTAAGTTTAGACCAATATATAGCATTCATTACAACAAAAATAAATGATTCTGCACTCCCTGATAAGATTAAGGCTGATATCACATCAACAATGACCCCAATTAATTATAAAGGGAAAACTGTATTGATGCTGGAAATTGCATGTGGGGATGAACCGTGTTGGTATGGTGAGGAGATGTATATTAGGGATGGAGGAAGATGCAAAAAAATTAATGGGTCTGATGTAGCTCTGGTTTATTCTAGGTTTAGGTAATATAAATTTAGCCTACTGTTCATCTATGTCTCAACTCATGTATAAATCTGTACGTTGTTGACAAATGGGAATCGGAACATATAATTGGGTTACCAAACGAGCATTGGATCACCGTATAACAAAAAAACCATATTGTTCCCTACTCTTTATGCAGTAGGGAATTTTTTATGAAAAAGATTAATTTGTTTATAAAGGTATATTTTCAAAAGTGCAGAAATTCTGCAAGAAAATCTGCAAAGCTATGAAATACCGAAAGTTAAGAGATTGGATTGGGATATTCTCCCTGTTGGAAGTATGCCGTGGGAACATTTTAAACCAAAACTCACTCCACTTTTGGAAAAAGCATCAAAGGGTAAGAAAACGATTATCACGGAAAGATTAGAAACGGTTTCAAAGTATAAGCCTGACTTTCACGCTATCGGAACGAATGGATATCGAGGATATATTATTTTCGGATTTACTAAATTAAATCTATATATCTTCGAAACGGCTGAATACGGAAATGCAACTTATGTTTTTGAAGGAAATTGGGAAACCCTTTCTCAGATGACTAAAGCAGAAATTATTTCTGACAACTTGTACAAGCAACGATTTATTCATCTAGATGGATGGGCTAATCAAATAGACAGTCTTTTTCCAAGTAATTACAAAAAGATGATTTCTTAGTAACCAAAAAAGCAGTGGTAAACATTACTACTGCTTTTACTTCCTCAATACCATTTTCTAAAGTTAAAGTGGGACTTCAAACTCAATGAAATAGTAATTATAATTAAAAAATAGAATAGGAGAATGGAATATGCCTTATGTTGGAGCACGTGTATCAGAGGAAAATAAACTCGTAGAATGGTATAACTTAAAGCGATTAGGGATAATGTTATTAAATGGAATACATCATGTTGATGAATTACGTGCTCGTATATGGGAACATGAAGAATTACAGGGCATTGCAGATGAAATTCTTGCTTCAGGAACTTACAGTTTTGATTTTGAATTCTATGACGAAAGTAGTCCTGAACAAATTCTAAGATTGGATTATGTTTATCGAGGGGTTCAAAAAAGCATTAGTTATATATGGAAAGCAAAAAAAGACTGATAAAATCAGTCTTTTTTTATTGGCTGCTTTTCATATACATAGAGGTTCTTCATGTTGTCCGAAGGAAGTATTTGTTGATATTAAAGGAGATTAGTAAAAGGAAAAGTGAGTATATGGTATAGTTTGATTATTAAAAACTATGAATCTAGAAGTTTTCGTAATCATAGGAGGATAAGCCATGGGGGCTAAAGTGTGGACAGCAATAGTAGCATTTTTTACCAATTCTTGGATAGTCAGTATCATAACAGGGCTTTTCGTATATGTAGTAACTAAATGCTGGGAATCTTTTAGAAATAAAAGACAGTATATGCAGTCTGTTCAGCTAGCGAATAAAGAAGTTTTTGACACTTTTAAATTATGTGTAACAGAGGATAATCTGCCTGATATGTATATTTTTTGGGCTCTACATATATCTACAGCCAAAAAATTTGGTGTAAAACAAGAGGATATGGACAGCCTTAGGTTAATTATTTTTGATTTAATTAAGGAGATTATGGATTCAACCTTTCTTCCTTATGAAGTAAAAATCAAATATTGTAATCAACTCCTTGACTCTGCTGTATCTGAGCAGACGCTAGAAGCTCTTCTTGAAGAAGAAAAAGCGATGATTGAAACGCACAAATCAACTTTGGCTCCACTTAAGACAATGACAAGTTATCTATTAGCTTTTGCAGCTGCAATAATTACATTTGGTTTTTTAAATAGTAACAGCGTAGAGGCTCTGTTAAATGCATGGGATATGCTCAAATTAATGGATTTTGTATCAATAGCTGGGCTTTCTGTGATTTTAGTTGCTATTTTAGTTAGATACGATGAAAAGAAGAAAAAATAAGCTATTTTATATGTTTACTTTATTGTCAACAGGGATTAACTACATAGATAAAAAACGACCGTCAAATGAAGGTCGTTTTTTATCTATCTTATTCGCTCATATACTCAGCACTTACAGCGATACCAGCAAGACCAGTCCAAGTTGTTTCTGTTAACACGGATATAAGGAATTTTGGTTTTAGAAGACTAGGTAATTTTTTCATGGACATCTCTCCCGTCATTATTTTTAAGCTGATAATTCTTAATACAATTGCTAACAGGAGTAAGCCTAGTGCTACTGGTATAGATGGGGCTGCAGTTACACTTGTAAGTGCTCAGTATATGAGCTGTTTAATTGTAATTATTATATCACAAATATTCAGAAAAGTCCAGGTTGGTCAAATTACACTTTTAAATCTCACTAAAAAGAGAAGATTGTTTTATCAATCTTCCCCTGTTTTCCTTTATTAGCGATCCAATAAACGGTCTATAAATCCCTTTTTCTATTGTGCTTCTTTATCATCCTGGATAATTTTGAACATAATTTCATTTTTTTCTGTAAGGAACGCATTTTCTTCTCGTAATTTTTTTAGCTCTTCCATGATTTCTTTCATAGATGAAGCCGTTTTTTCAGAAGTTTTCCTGAATGTTTTTATCAAGTTTTTCATTAAATACTTGCTTTTCCTCCTGTTCCTTTTTCATTCTTCAGGCGTGTGGTGATTTGTATGATTTCATCCTAAACAAATAAAAATGCCTTAGATTCGATTCTCGTCCGTTAAATAAGCATGAACCAATTTTTTATTTATTTTTATGTTATTTCGTTATATATAAGGAATAACACGCTAATCACACCTAGCGTTATCTACGTTATTTATTCTCCAATTCTTTTTGTCCATTAATATGTTTTAATAGAAAGTTCTTTACCTCTACTATATCTTTCATCCTCATATCAAGTAGTTCGAACAAGCTACTAAAATAACTGTATGTATCCTTTTTGAATATTTCAAAATAAGGAACAGAAGGAGTTTTGAACAACTGAAAGATATTTCGAATTATGCTTTGACTCTCATAAAAGGGGTTGTAACCATCATATTCACCATCGAATTTAGGTTCAAAACCAAACCGTATAAGGTAAGAAACTAAATCATCTACATCTGTCACTTCTTGATGTTCATCATCATACAGATTTTTAAGTAAATCGTCTAAATGTTCTATGCAATGTATTAAAAACAAAGCATCAAGCTCGAAGTCATCCTTAAATGCCTGTATATAATCTTCTCCTTTTACTTCTCCTTGAACTATCAATTCAGTATGACGAGAAAATAAGTCTTCATATAACTTCTTTATAGATTCAATGGTATTCTCTAGGTCCGTATATAAATTAATAAAATATTCCCCAATCATAATCATCCTACTATCAATAGCAATTGACTTCTCATGATTAGTTAGTAATGGAATTAATTCATTAAAGATTTTCGCTACATATTCAGGGTTCTTTATAAGAACTCCTGCTTCAATACTTTCTTTACCATAGAAATTTCCTGAACCGATATAAGCTATATTTTCAGTCATAACAATTTTTAGATGAGCATTAAGATTAATATAATGAGCAATATTGTCTTTATCTTTTTTAAAAAGCTCCATATATTTTTGAATATTTCTTTGTGCTTTTTTAATTTCTTCATTAGATAATTTAGAGCGATGTTCTTCCTTAAAAACATTAGGTACACTTGTAATTAGAGTTACTTTTGCTTTAGCGTTCTTTATATGTTTAAGAAGTTCGTCTTTATATGTAATGCTGTAAGTAGTGATAAAGATTTCATTAGCGTTAGGAAAATCATTAAGTACATCTTGAAAATTATAATCTCCTTCTGAACAAATAAATTCAAAATCCCCTAGTGGAATCCTTGCTATCACTCCCATATTTTAAACCCCTTTCGTTTTATGATTTTAATTTTAATTGTAGTAGACTTTTTCTAAAAGATTTATATCAATAGTAATTTACAAATTAATCAAAAAGGGACGGAAAAAAGGACTAAAAAATAGCTTTGAAATCTGTACTATCAAGGGTTTAGAGCATCAAACTATCTTTATGTTATTTATTTTATATAATAGTACAAATTACTCGAATACCTTATAGTAAAAATAGAAGAATCAAAGGACGGTTAATATTATGAGTAAAAATACTGGAAGAAATAAATCATATGAAACAGTTCATTACGATAAAATTTGGTTTAAAAGTAAAGTAAAATTCCCTAATTCGGACTGTACCTATGTATTTAAAATTGTAGAAATCCAAAGTAAGTTTTACATTTACATAAACGAAAAAGAAGAAATATTTCTATACAACGGCAGAACCGGTCCCTTTAATTCATATGAAGAAGCTTTACAAGTGCTACAAGAGATTTAGGTAACAATTTTCCAACTTTCAAAAATAAATTCAAAAATACATTTTTAAACACTGATAGTCCAAGTGGCTGTTTGTTAGGTTGGTTATTTTATATAGTTTATCTAATTGTTAACATAGTTTGTTTTCTATTTATAAAAGGCGGACTAGAAGCAATAGGAATAGAAGATAAAAACTACACAGTAACTATAATCCTGATAGGCATTATAAACATCATAGCTATAAGTAAGATATCAAACAGAAAGGGAAAATAAACCACAGATAGCTGGCAAAGCCAAAATTAGAAGGGTATCTTGAGAGGTTTAACTAAACCAGCTAATAGTTTGTCAACATTTTTCAATAAATAGATTGATAATCTCGTGATATACTAAAAATACTCATGATAAATAACCTTCCTCTATATTGTAATTGGAAGGTTTTGTTGTATTTAGTTGGATATAGTTTTTAAGCTATATCTTGGAAAGTAGTTCTGTTTTTTAGTAAGGCGTAAATCCAATGTAAGGGCTTATTAACACATGCAATGACTGCGACTCTGAAGGGTTTTCCTTCTTCTCGTTTCTTATCATAAAACTCTCTTAGTCACGGTGAAGAATTAGTTGCGGGGGTAATTGATAACGAGTTCTTAGAAATATGTACAGAAAAAAGTTTAGGTACTTATCCAAAAGAGAATGGGTATAGATTGCGATAGATTCAAACTACTATGGTTTATGGGAAATCCTATAAAAATTTAAAGGTAAGGAAGGTGAACAAGAGGGAACCTTAGAATTTATTGAATTTAATAAACTCTTTTGTTTTATCGGCATACATAGTTAAAGTCTTCTCGATTAGAGAAGACTTTAACTATTTGTAGTTATTTGAAACGTTGTTTGCCATTTGATTGACTCATCATCCCAGCCAAGGGAATCATTTTTTCAAGTTGGCCACCACGACCAGTCATCATACTATAGACGGCAGTACCAATTCCAATAGAAGCAATAAGGGGTAAAAATTGAATGTTACCTTTTGGCATAAGTAATCACCTCCCTATGACTATTTTTAGAATCCACATGAATCCTTTATTTAAACCTAACAAAATAAACCTTCTTGGTAATGAATAGTTAAGGATACTTGAATAAAACCAGAGGCGAGAAAACAAAAAATACAATAACTTTTTATCCTCGCTTGCTAAAATGGCAATAAAATACTAATACTTCGAGTTATTTTGTGATTTAGAATTAACTTGAGGTGGTATGCATGTTTGTCTCACCAATGCTTTTACAAAAATCAGATCGTCCATTTACGGATGATGAATATATAACAGAATTAAAGTTGGATGGAATTAGACTCATCCTGTCTAAGTTTAACGGAACCATTAGGCTATACACACGACATCATAACGAGGTTACTTCTAAATTCCCGGAATTGTTACAGCTAGATATCCCTGATGGAACTGTCCTGGATGGTGAGATTATCGTAACGGATTTACAAGGAAAACCCGACTTTGAGGCGATGATGGAGAGGTTTCAATCTAGCAGGTCCGAACATAACATTCAATATTGCGTGTTTGATATTGTCTACTATGAAGGGGAAAAGATACGACTGTCGTTAGTCGAGAGAAAAAAAATACTCGATTTGGTTCTCCAAGTTACGGAAACTGTTGTAAAGGTTCAATGGCTATACGGAAATGGAGAAGCGTATTTTGATCTCTTACAGAAAAACA is a genomic window of Niallia sp. XMNu-256 containing:
- a CDS encoding caspase family protein; translation: MPKGCSLHIGLNSVDPQHYSGWSGELGACEADAESMELIAKSLNYENISKLLTSNATIDNVVKEITNAASSLESGDIFFLTYSGHGGQIPDQDNDESDGLDETWCLYDGQLTDDELYSLWHLFKEDVRVIVLSDSCHSGTITRAHYYGLSDYSNIDPFNNISYRFMPIGIINRTFEKNRKFYTEKKSLLIEKNTSEIKCSVKLISGCQDNQLAADGSYNGLFTATLLSVWKNGEFVGNYKKFLKQIEKLMPPKQTPNLLDIGKGNSTFDNQKPFVINLNPQEEQHPEEEQHPEEEQNPQEEQSQIRSVLNPNPKLCTISIYRFVLAMKAVAENDLWDDLVYFFEEKGQDKISFSSDHVTLLKEIFIEKIKEGKPINKRGLLFLSKCSSINYTNNNGD
- a CDS encoding DUF262 domain-containing protein, translating into MNITPRGMSVMNLYQLYRNKCLLVNRKYQRKLVWTRAEKEALIDSVLQQYPIPLILLAEKGINFEGQTTFEIIDGMQRLNALFSFIENEFTVNGFYFDVTQHPTANTLAKDGVFTPVEGEGIKFLDQKKCAAFLEYQLPISTFQGSEKEVIEVFGRINSNGKHLSPQEVRQAGTTTVFSDLVRELSSEIRGDVSKEVLSLTEMPEISIDSKNIALGYGVTADETFWCNQGILRVSHVRDSEDEQLIADIILSVALKEPFSASKENFDNYYQNDKKKLEIESAIATYGRENLKNDIKLVLDKIHNLISFGFSERNYLKNILNPNAGSNAVKEPFYTLFMAMYQLVVVENKEPFNIESILESLKGLASRLKSAKSISISNRISNINLTIGLIQNYFKQSSKSLRSLGLLAIDFENYLRLSKVEPPYYDFKQGFYTLDDKSRLFDENSFEKIIHNITAMANLGKGKKGWLFIGVTDREAHTIRVEDLDGITAPRVGDYGVVGLEREAVLKGVSLDQYIAFITTKINDSALPDKIKADITSTMTPINYKGKTVLMLEIACGDEPCWYGEEMYIRDGGRCKKINGSDVALVYSRFR
- a CDS encoding RNA ligase family protein, with the protein product MFVSPMLLQKSDRPFTDDEYITELKLDGIRLILSKFNGTIRLYTRHHNEVTSKFPELLQLDIPDGTVLDGEIIVTDLQGKPDFEAMMERFQSSRSEHNIQYCVFDIVYYEGEKIRLSLVERKKILDLVLQVTETVVKVQWLYGNGEAYFDLLQKNSLEGIVLKKADSIYKPGTRSQDWLKVINYQYADVLVTGLRKDKFGLLLAVEEHGKLRPGGVMEFMGPDAREEFYEQYRDYIVEEDKKFIFLAPKIKCRVKFRNYTKAGLLRIPSFVEYIS